The DNA segment GCCGGGTCAGCGGCCTGCGCACCCGGCCGCCCAGGACGCAGACGAGCTCGGCCACCGCCGTCAGCCCGCCCAGCAGCAGCCCGACGGCGAGGCGGAGCCAGCGCTCGGTGAATCCGATCACGACGGATCAGGCTAGCCAAGGCGGCCGGGGCGGCGCCCTGCGGAAAACCGCACTCTTCCTGTGCGGGTTCCCACAGCCGGATATGAGGCCCTCCTCATACCGCCCTTAGGTCAAGACTTCGTAAAGTGGCCTGCATGATCATTGCTGCTGCGTCCGAGGCGCCCGTCGGTGGAGTCGCCGGCTGGGCCGCCGACCTGATGGAGAAGCTGGGCGGCCCCGGCGCCGGCCTGGCCATCGCCCTGGAGAACCTCTTCCCACCGCTGCCGAGCGAGGTGATCCTGCCGTTGGCGGGGTTCACGGCGAGCCAGGGCCGGATGGACGTCGTCGGGGCCGTTGCCTGGACGACGGCCGGTTCGGTGGTGGGCGCACTGGCCCTGTACCTGCTGGGCGCGCTCCTGGGTCGGGACCGGCTGATCGCCGTGGCGGCGCGGCTGCCACTGGTGAAGGCCGCGGACGTGGAACGGACCGAGGCCTGGTTCCTCCGGCACGGCACCAAGGCCGTGTTCTTCGGCCGCTTCGTGCCGATCTTCCGCAGCCTGATCTCGATACCGGCGGGAGTCGAACGCATGCGGCTCCCCGTGTTCCTCGCCCTCACCACGGCGGGCAGCCTCATCTGGAACACCGCCTTCATCGCCGCCGGCTACGCCCTCGGCGCCCGCTGGCACGAGGTCACCGACCTGGTCGGCCTCTACTCCAAGGCGATCCTGGTGATCGTGGCCGTGGCGGCCCTGGCGTTCGTGGGCGTACGGCTGCTGCGGGCAGGACGCGGGCAACGGCGGCGTCCGGTCGGGTCCGGTTCCGAGCGGCGCCGCTAGGCGGTCCCGGAGTGACGAGCGTTACGGACCTTGACCCCTGGACGCCTGTGGATACTCGCCGGTACGGTTGAGTGAGCAAGCGCTTAGACATGTACCGGTGGAGGTGGACGGCGTGCGCCGTACGGTGTTCAACGAGGATCACGAGGCGTTCCGGGAGACCATCCGCGCCTTCATCGAGGCCGAGGTCGTCCCGGTCTACGACGAGTGGTTCGCGGCGGGCCAGGCGCCCCGCGACTTCTACTACAAGCTCGCCGAGCTCGGCGTCTTCGGCATCCGCGTCGACGAGGAGTACGGCGGCGCCGGCATCGACTCGTACAAGTTCGAGGCCGTGATGTACGAGGAGACGTCCCGCGCGGGCGTCCAGTTCGGCGGCTCCGGCGTGCACGTGCTGCTCGGCCTGCCGTACATCAAGATGCTCGCCAGCGACGAGCAGAAGAAGCGGTTCCTGCCGAAGTTCGTCTCCGGTGAGGAGATGTGGGCGCTGGCGATGACCGAGCCGGGCACCGGCTCCGACCTCGCGGGCATGAAGACCACCGCCAAGCTGAGCGAGGACGGCACGCACTACGTCCTCAACGGCGCCAAGACCTTCATCACCGGCGGCGTCCACGCCGACCGCGTGATCGTCTGCGCCCGCACCGACGCGCCCAGCGCCGAGGACCGCCGCCACGGCATCTCGCTGTTCGCCGTGGACACCAAGGCCGAGGGCTACTCCGTCGGTCGCAAGCTGGACAAGCTCGGCCTGAAGACCTCCGACACCGCCGAGCTGGCGTTCGTCGACGTGAAGGTCCCGGTCGAGGACCTCCTCGGTGAGGAGAACAAGGGCTTCTACTACCTCGGCCACAACCTCGCCTCCGAGCGCTGGGGCATCGCCTTCGGCGCCTACGCGCAGGCCAAGGCGGCCGTCCGGTTCGCCAAGCAGTACGTGCAGGAGCGCACCGTCTTCGGCAAGACCGTCGCGTCCTTCCAGAACACCAAGTTCGAGCTGGCCGCCTGCCAGGCAGAGGTCGACGCCGCCGAGGCGGTCGCCGACCGCACGCTGGAGGCCCTGGACGCCGGCGAGCTGACGCCCGCCGAGGCCGCCTCCGCGAAGCTCTTCTGCACCGAGGTCGCGCACCGCGTGATCGACCGCTGCCTCCAGCTGCACGGCGGCTACGGCTTCATGAACGAGTACCCGATCGCCCGCCTGTACGCGGACAACCGCGTCAACCGGATCTACGGCGGCACCAGCGAGATCATGAAGTCGATCATCGCGAAGGACATGGGCCTGTAGGACACGGACCCGTAAGGTCCGCGAAATTACCTGCCAGTAGAAAAGGTGCCATGAACCAGGCACTACAGGGACTCCTCGATCTGCTCGACCTGGAGCAGATCGAGGAGGACATATTCCGCGGCCAGTCCCGGTCCGCCGTCGTCCCGCGCGTGTTCGGCGGGCAGGTCGCGGCCCAGGCGCTCGTCGCTGCCGGGCGCACGGTCCCCGAGGACCGCCACGCCCACTCGCTCCACGCGTACTTCCTGCGCGCCGGGGACCCGGGCGTGCCCATCGTCTACAACGTCGACCGCATGCGTGACGGGCGTTCCTTCACCACCCGCCGGGTGGTCGCGGTGCAGCACGGCAAGCCGATCTTCGCCCTGTCGGCCTCCTTCCAGCTGTACGAGGAGGGGATGGACCACCAGGCCCCCATGCCTCCCTCACCCGATCCGGTGACGCTGCCCACCTCCGAGGAGCGGCTGCGGGACTACGGCCACCTCGATCCGGCGGTGGTGGAGAAGTTCCTGGAGGCACGCGAGGCGGTCGACCTGCGCTATGTCGACGAGCCGCCGTACGGCAGGTTCGGCGAGCCCCGCGAACCGCACTCCCAGGTGTGGTTCCGCACCAACGGCAAGCTGGCCGACGACCCCCTCCTGCACGTCGTACTCGCCACCTACGTCTCCGACATGACCCTCCTCGACTCCGTGCTGCTCGCGCACGGGCGGGGCGGCTGGGCGGTCGGCGACGTGGTCGGCGCCTCGCTGGACCACGCGATGTGGTTCCACCGTCCCTTCCGTGCGGACGAGTGGCTGCTGTACGACCAGGAGTCACCGTCGGCGCACGGCGGACGCGGCCTCGGGCAGGCCCGCATCTACACCCAGGACGGTCAGTTGGCGGTGTCGGTGATCCAGGAGGGCGTGGTCCGCATCCCGCGGTGACCCGCCCGCGCCCCGCCCGCCGGTCCTGACGTCAGGCCAGATCGACGCGAGGGTCGACGGCCCAGTGGTTGCTGTGCAGGATCCGGTCGGCGAACGTCACCTCGCGTTCGCCGAGCAACCGGAAGCCGAGCGAGCGGCAGATGCCGTTCGAGGCTGTGTTACCCGTGGCCGGGAAGGCGTGCACGACACCCCAGCGGTTCTCGTCCCGAGCCTGTTCGAGCAGGGCCCGGGCGGCGCGCTTGCCCAGCCCCCGGCCCTGGAACTCCGGCAGGACCATCCAGCCGATCTCGGAGACGGGCCCGTCGTCCGTGTCGTACGACCAGAGGGTCACGCCCCCCGCCACCACGTCGGGCGCGTCCGGCGCCGGCACGATCATCTTGATCCAGGCGAGGTCCGCCGCCGCCTCCCGGGCGTCCCGCAGGACCTTGTCCCGTATGCCCTCGCGCGGAAGGGGTCCGCCGAGGTCCGCCATCATGATGGGATCGCAGCGCATACGGACGTAGGCGTCGACGTCGTCCGGTGTGACGTTGCGCAACAGCACGAGGCCCCCTGCCCGTTCTAGCCGAGCCCCGCCTCCGCCAGCAGGAACGCCGTCATCGGGTCGTAGTGGCGCGGGCTCACCACATGGTCGTCCAGCGGTACCACCACCTGAACCGTCCCCTCCGCCTCCGCGAGGAACAGCGCCGGGTCGTTGCAGTCCGCGTAGCCCATGGAGTCCAGCCCGTGCTGTCCGGCGTAGCCTGCCCAGCCGTGGTCGGCGACGACCAGGTCCGGCAGCGGACGGCCCTCGCGCTCGAGTCCCCTGAGGATGGCCTTCATCGGCTCGCCGGAGTGGGTGTGCCAGAGGGTGGCGCCGTGTTCCAGGACCGCGACGTCCGCGAACTGCATGACGTAACCCTCGTCGGTCTGCAGGCCGTCCGGGATCACGACGATCTCGCAGCCCGCCGTGCGCAGGGCATCCGCCGTCGCGCGGTGGACGTCCAGCAGGCCGCCCGGGTGACCGGTCGCGAACAGGACCCGCTGACCGCCGTCCGCCGCCTTGCGCAGCCGGGCCGCCATCCGCTCCAGCGCGGCCACCGTCAGCTCGGGGTCGATGGTGTCCTGGCCGTGGCGGTGCTCCGCGTCGTCGTTCACGCCGACGCGCTCCGCCATCACCGCGAGCACGTCCTGCTCGTCGGTCCAGCGGTCGCCGAGCTCCAGGCCGAGCCAGTAGTGGCGGTCGCCGTTCGCCAGCTTGCGGTAGTGGGAGAGGTTGTTCTCGCGGGGAGTGGCGACATCGCCCGCGATACGGGTTCTGACGAGGTGGTCGACAAGCTCGGCGCGGCTGAGTGTCCCGGGTATCGGCATGGTTCCCATTGTGAGGCAGACAACTGCTGGAACGGCCGCGTCCGGAGCGCGTGCGACGCGGGTCACTCGCCGATCATGGCTCGATCCGGCGCAGGGCGAACCACAGTTCCATCCGTACGTCCGGGTCGTCCAGGTCCGTCTCCAGCAGCGCCGCGCACCGGGCGATCCGCTGCCGGACGGTGTTGCGGTGGACGGACAGGGCGACGGCCGTGCGGTCCCAGCTGCCGTGCAGGGAGAGCCAGGTGCGCAGGGTCTCCGTGAGCGGGGCGGTGAGCGGCGCGAGGAGGTCGCGGGCGTGGGCCTCGGCCTCGTCGGGGGCGAGCAGGTCGGTGAGGGCCGGGCGCTGGGTGCCGTGCCGGAACAGGGGCATGCGTGTGGCCCTCGCCCTGGACAGGGCCCGCGCCGCCTGGGTGTCGGCCGCCGGCCAGTCCCGCGCGGTCGCCGGGGCGCTGACGCCCAGCGTCCAGCCCGGCTGCGGGGCCGGTTCGCGGTCCGCCGGGGCGAGGACGCGTACGACGTCCTGCGCCAGGTCGACCAGCGGGGAGCCCAGGGCCGCGCCCAGCGCGGAGGCGGCCACGGGGTCGCAGGGCTGGGTGTCGGGGCTGCCGTGGACCACCAGCCGGCGCTCGGCGCCCAGCAGCGGAGCCACCGCCTCCGGCTCGGCCCCCAGCAGCAGCCGTACGAGCGCGGACGAGCGGGCCGCTCCCGAGCCGCTCTGGTGCTCGCCGGTGAGGAGGGAGAGGAGCACGGCGGCGACGGAGGCGATGGTGTGGTCGCCCGAGTCCCGGCGCGGGGCGGCGACACCGAGGACGAAGCCCTGGCCACTGCCGAGGGCGTAGGCCGAGAGGTGGGTGCCGGCGATGGTGTCGGAGGCGGAGGAGGGGGTGGCGGCGGGCCCGGCGCTCGGGCGTGCGGCTTCGAGGCGGGCGGTCTGCTCTGCGGGGCCACGACCGCCTGCCCGCGCGGCACCCGGGGCGCCGGTCGGGCGGGTGGCCTGGGCGCCGGTGGTGGTTCGCGCGGGTTGCGAGCCGGTGGCCGGTCGGGTGGTTTGTGGGCCGCTGGTTGTGCGGGCGGGGTCCGGGTCGGTGGTCGGGGGTTGCGGGTATGTCGTTGCTCGCGCGGCACCCGGGGTGCCGGTCGGGCGGGTGGC comes from the Streptomyces sp. NBC_00443 genome and includes:
- a CDS encoding DedA family protein — its product is MIIAAASEAPVGGVAGWAADLMEKLGGPGAGLAIALENLFPPLPSEVILPLAGFTASQGRMDVVGAVAWTTAGSVVGALALYLLGALLGRDRLIAVAARLPLVKAADVERTEAWFLRHGTKAVFFGRFVPIFRSLISIPAGVERMRLPVFLALTTAGSLIWNTAFIAAGYALGARWHEVTDLVGLYSKAILVIVAVAALAFVGVRLLRAGRGQRRRPVGSGSERRR
- a CDS encoding acyl-CoA dehydrogenase family protein, whose product is MRRTVFNEDHEAFRETIRAFIEAEVVPVYDEWFAAGQAPRDFYYKLAELGVFGIRVDEEYGGAGIDSYKFEAVMYEETSRAGVQFGGSGVHVLLGLPYIKMLASDEQKKRFLPKFVSGEEMWALAMTEPGTGSDLAGMKTTAKLSEDGTHYVLNGAKTFITGGVHADRVIVCARTDAPSAEDRRHGISLFAVDTKAEGYSVGRKLDKLGLKTSDTAELAFVDVKVPVEDLLGEENKGFYYLGHNLASERWGIAFGAYAQAKAAVRFAKQYVQERTVFGKTVASFQNTKFELAACQAEVDAAEAVADRTLEALDAGELTPAEAASAKLFCTEVAHRVIDRCLQLHGGYGFMNEYPIARLYADNRVNRIYGGTSEIMKSIIAKDMGL
- a CDS encoding acyl-CoA thioesterase; translated protein: MNQALQGLLDLLDLEQIEEDIFRGQSRSAVVPRVFGGQVAAQALVAAGRTVPEDRHAHSLHAYFLRAGDPGVPIVYNVDRMRDGRSFTTRRVVAVQHGKPIFALSASFQLYEEGMDHQAPMPPSPDPVTLPTSEERLRDYGHLDPAVVEKFLEAREAVDLRYVDEPPYGRFGEPREPHSQVWFRTNGKLADDPLLHVVLATYVSDMTLLDSVLLAHGRGGWAVGDVVGASLDHAMWFHRPFRADEWLLYDQESPSAHGGRGLGQARIYTQDGQLAVSVIQEGVVRIPR
- a CDS encoding GNAT family N-acetyltransferase, giving the protein MLLRNVTPDDVDAYVRMRCDPIMMADLGGPLPREGIRDKVLRDAREAAADLAWIKMIVPAPDAPDVVAGGVTLWSYDTDDGPVSEIGWMVLPEFQGRGLGKRAARALLEQARDENRWGVVHAFPATGNTASNGICRSLGFRLLGEREVTFADRILHSNHWAVDPRVDLA
- a CDS encoding phosphatase encodes the protein MPIPGTLSRAELVDHLVRTRIAGDVATPRENNLSHYRKLANGDRHYWLGLELGDRWTDEQDVLAVMAERVGVNDDAEHRHGQDTIDPELTVAALERMAARLRKAADGGQRVLFATGHPGGLLDVHRATADALRTAGCEIVVIPDGLQTDEGYVMQFADVAVLEHGATLWHTHSGEPMKAILRGLEREGRPLPDLVVADHGWAGYAGQHGLDSMGYADCNDPALFLAEAEGTVQVVVPLDDHVVSPRHYDPMTAFLLAEAGLG
- a CDS encoding PucR family transcriptional regulator ligand-binding domain-containing protein, whose translation is MPEPAVPPTPPVPLSALLAREDLALRRIAGPADSDTVIHWAHTSEMADPFPYLLGGELLLTAGVHVPEAAGSGTYFDDYVSRIVAAGGAALGFGLAPVHDTVPRALVAACDAYELPLLEVPPQTTFSGVARAVWQLMAQARHTELRRVTEAQQSLAAAASRADPVPAVLRQLAQRVGGWAVLYGPEGAVIGEAGRAAPGGAVRGALAELATVVRPVVPASGGETARQPSGPQTPAYPQPTSTVTGPESARPTSGPQTTRPATGSQPARTTTGAQATRPTGTPGAARATTYPQPPTTDPDPARTTSGPQTTRPATGSQPARTTTGAQATRPTGAPGAARAGGRGPAEQTARLEAARPSAGPAATPSSASDTIAGTHLSAYALGSGQGFVLGVAAPRRDSGDHTIASVAAVLLSLLTGEHQSGSGAARSSALVRLLLGAEPEAVAPLLGAERRLVVHGSPDTQPCDPVAASALGAALGSPLVDLAQDVVRVLAPADREPAPQPGWTLGVSAPATARDWPAADTQAARALSRARATRMPLFRHGTQRPALTDLLAPDEAEAHARDLLAPLTAPLTETLRTWLSLHGSWDRTAVALSVHRNTVRQRIARCAALLETDLDDPDVRMELWFALRRIEP